Below is a window of Tepidimicrobium xylanilyticum DNA.
TAACTATTAGTAACAAGTACTAACTTTTCCTCACTATCATAAACTAACCACATGATAACCCCCCCTTCCTACACATAAATAACATTATGTGTATTAATAGCCTTTCTTTTCACCCATATATATACTTGCCTTCCCACATCCATACTCATGATCTAGCGCAAAGAATTTCATTCCAATACCTATAGGTCTATGCCCATGTTCAGAAAACCAAATATCTTTATGCCAATCTACATGTTCAGCCCATCCACCACACTTGCAACCTATTGTAAATGGACTTGGCATTATTTTATCTTTTCCTTCCACGCCTACCTCAAGCCACATACGCCATTCATTTCCACAATCTTCGCATCTATAAGTAAACGCTCCATGCACCATAGGCGGTTCTCCATATACTTCTTTAAAACAACTTTCTTTTTTATGTTTACCTACTAAATCACTCATTTTCATTCAATACACCTTCTTTCCTAACCTATTCTCATACGTTTTTCCCATTCTTGCCCTTCTTTGCTATGCTCCATTTCTGCCAATTTAACGATAGCATAATAAAATCTACTTACTATACATTCGCATTCTGGCGGAGCATCAATGTCCCATCCTATATCACATTTCTTTTTGCAGGTTTTGTTAATATAATCTATCAATGTAATATTTTCTTCCCAGCCTTCATCATCTTCAATATATATTTCTCTGTTTATTATTTCTGTGATTTTATTTGAAAAAGCCATCAATACACCTTCTTTCTATTCTTCAGCTTATACTCAACATTTAATTGTCCACCATGATTCTTTATTTCTATATTGAAGAAATCAAGGCTATTCATCTTTTCAGCTGTATCTACTATTTCATCTATGTACCTTCCGATTTCATTTTTAAGGTTTTGCTTTTTGGTTCTTACATATTGTTTATCTATTTCATGTTTGTTAACATTATTAACTCATTTTTATTTAATTTTCTCAGTATGCTTGTACTCCTGGTTCCTGTCATTCTCATTATTCTATCTTCATATTCTTTTTTCGATAGTTCCCCTGTTCGATTACCCCCAGCTCATTTAATCACCCCTTTTATCTTTCTATATATACAAAACCTTTGAAAATTTCCATTTTTGCTTTGCCATAAAATTGTTTAGTTATAGCAATTTTTTCTTTGAAGTTTCTATATGGAATAGCTTCTATAACAACTCTCTTTTCTTTTTTATCAAGTTTTTCTATCCCATTTTATCCCTCCCTCCAAGCTCTATAAAGCTCAAAGAAGTCTTTCGCTCTCATTGTAATTTTCCATTCTTCCCTATTTCTTCTATGTGCTACAATTGGAATTTCTCCCTCCTTGCTATCTCTTATGGATTGTTGTAATGCGTTCTCAATGTTCAGCTTTTCTACTCTTTTTACTTCAATATGTATCCCATCAAGCCCTACAACATCTTTTCCTTCGATTCCACTAAATTGTTGCCCCCTTCTAGCTTCTGAAAAGCCATGTTCTCTACATAGTTTTGCGAATTCTCTTTCACCTTGACTACCCTTACGTTTGCTATTTACCATTTAATCACCTTCAATCATCTGTAAATAAATGAAACCTGTCGTACTTGTTCTTTTTTAATTAAATTTTTAATTCTATTACATTAGGGTCTTGCATTTCATACTGGTATCTAGCTATAGGTTCATAATATTGGGGTATTTCACCTTTCGTAGTGGTTTGTTCATTACTTTCAATCATCTCCTTTTTTGTAGGGTTGTGGTAGTCTGTGCCTGAGTCGGGTCTGAGTGCTTTCATAATCTTTCTTGCTAACTTTTCATCAATGCACAAACCTTCGCTCCCGTACCATGAACATAATTCCAACGCTTCCTTCATCCTCGCCACCTGCGCCCGGAGTTGCTCATTTTCCTTGTCCCTCGCCGTTACCTCGTCCATGTGGCATTGTACCTCATATTTCCAATCGCCAAGTTTTGCCCGGAGCTGCTCATTCTCCTGCTGCAAGGATTCGATGGCGTCAAATAGTATAGACATACAGGTATTTCTATCTCCGTCACAATATCTTTTTCTGAAACCATTACACTTCTCACAAAATCCGCTTATTGCACTCACGTTATTCATCCTCCTTATCCTGCAAACAAAAAGTAACGCCGCTTTTTATGTGCTTTGAATACTTATGATTTTTACAGTAGTATCTACTCCAATACCCATCAGTAGCAGTTCTGGTTAACTTCCTAATTTGCCTTTTGTCTAAGTGTCTCCAATCACATGTAGTGATATCATATCTGCAATTAAAACAATCTTTAGGTGGTCTTTTCATGTATTTAGCCATCGTGTTCGACCTCGCTTTCCTTCTTTCCAACGACCAATTCTTCTTGAAATAGTCTTGTCATGATTATAGTGTCAATGTTCTTCCAAACTTCTTCAGGAAGATTGATTCTTATTTCTTTTTTCTCTGGCAGGTAATCCACTTGGAATATGTCGTTTATACTACTCATCTTTTGTTCCCCCACTTTCCTTCTGGCTATATGACCAATACAATCTCAACAAGTATAATCCAAGCCAACCGAACACAACAGCATTTATCATTTCTCTACTTAAAAAGTGAGTTTCTGGCGTTATGTTTTCAACGAATAATAAAAACGCTATAATGCAAATTACACTAAACATTAAAATAATTGCATTTAATACTATTTTCATTGGTCAATTTTACCTCCTTCTTTTCTTGCATACCTAACCAAGTTTTCCCACCTTCGTATTGTGTCGTATGGAATTGCAACTTTTCTAATTGACATGTCATATATCAGGAGTATTGCTTTTTCAAGTGCATTTATCAGGTCATTGTAAACATTGTCTGATACACCATCAGGCTTCATTTCCCCTCATCCTCCCCGAATATTTCATTCACTATCAATACACCCTCTTCCTGTTTTTTAACTTATATTCAACATTCAATTTCCCCTGATGATTACTAATCTCAATATTGAAAAAATCTAAGCTATTCATCTTTTCAGCTGTATCTATTATTTCGTCTATGTAGCATATCATTTCATTTTTTAAATTCTGTTTTTTTGCTTTATTATATTGCTTGTTTATCTCCATAGCTGCCCCTCCTGCCTTTTTAGTCTCCCTTCTAATCTTTGTAGTTTCAATGTTTTATGCCTTTCTACCCCTTCCTCTATCCCAAATAATATCTTCATCTGCTCTAGCATTATTTCTACATCTGCTATTTCTTCGGCAATTTCTATTCTATTTTCTTTACCTCTCAAACTCTTGCATAGCTCTTTTTGAAGTTCTGCCATTTCCTCGAATACCATTGTAATTTGACCCTCTGCTCCCCATTTTTCTAATGCTTGTTTGTAAACCTCTCTTTCATCCATGCAATTTTTCTCCTTTCTTGTATTCATCTATTGCTTTATATCTTGCTTCTTCAATTGCTTCTTTCAGCTGCCTTAATTCTCTTTTGTTTAACTTCCGAAAGATACTTCTTACCTTTGTCCCTGTCATTTCTTTTATCTTATCTTCATAATATTTTTTTGACTGTTCCCCTGTATTATT
It encodes the following:
- a CDS encoding nucleoside triphosphate pyrophosphohydrolase family protein produces the protein MDEREVYKQALEKWGAEGQITMVFEEMAELQKELCKSLRGKENRIEIAEEIADVEIMLEQMKILFGIEEGVERHKTLKLQRLEGRLKRQEGQLWR
- a CDS encoding PDDEXK family nuclease — encoded protein: MVNSKRKGSQGEREFAKLCREHGFSEARRGQQFSGIEGKDVVGLDGIHIEVKRVEKLNIENALQQSIRDSKEGEIPIVAHRRNREEWKITMRAKDFFELYRAWREG